A genomic segment from Candidatus Korarchaeum sp. encodes:
- a CDS encoding eL32 family ribosomal protein, which translates to MEEDMKEILKKLKKKKPRFLNLALYWKLGATKSWRRPRGIDNKQRLKLKSRPKQPNIGYKNPDEIRGLHPSGRRVAIVHNLDELRKLSSERESVVVYIAHTVGERKRSIIREEASKLGLKLAN; encoded by the coding sequence ATGGAGGAAGATATGAAGGAGATTCTCAAGAAACTCAAGAAGAAGAAACCGAGGTTCCTCAATCTAGCATTATATTGGAAATTAGGAGCTACTAAGAGCTGGAGGAGGCCTAGAGGAATAGACAATAAACAGAGGTTGAAGTTGAAGAGCAGGCCCAAGCAACCTAACATAGGTTACAAGAACCCTGATGAGATAAGGGGGCTCCATCCTTCCGGCAGGAGGGTAGCTATAGTCCATAACTTAGATGAACTGAGGAAATTATCGAGTGAGAGGGAGAGCGTGGTAGTTTACATAGCCCATACAGTGGGGGAGAGGAAGAGGAGCATCATCAGAGAGGAGGCATCGAAGTTGGGTTTGAAACTAGCTAATTGA